The DNA region AGCAATGCCGTTATCGCGTCCTATCAGTGGGGGAGCGGGTCAGTGTCATTGAGCACCAATCGCTTCCCCGTGCGGCGAGCGGTGCTTACGAGGAATTTCGTCGTGTACCGGCGAGCGGTGAACACGAATGCCGACGCTTCCTATACGATAGCGACGAATGTGTCGCAGGGGAAGTGGAAGTAGGGGGGGCAACCCCTATCCCCGCCTCTTTCCACCCGTGGCGGCTTTGCCGTCAGCTGCGCCAAAGGCGCACGTCTGAGAAGGGAAAGGGGAGAGTAACCCCGATACACGCGACTCTATAAATTTTGTTGTAGAATAATATGATTGGTATATACTACGGGCATAGATTGCGAATAGTTTTTTACGCGAGGACGCTCGATGCAGAATTTGCTCAACGAATTGACAGCATTGCTCTCCAAAGATGAACGCCTCGCGGCAGACGGCAAACTCCTCAAGAATAAAGTCATAGAGCTCGCACTAGGAATGGACGCCGATTATAAGGTTTCGGGAGCGGATAAGAAATTGAATAAGTTTTTTTACACAAAATAGCGGAAGGAGGCTTTTATGCGCTTGACCATCAACATCCCCGACAGCGCCTTTTCAAGCATATGGGTAACGCCGGAAGAATATGTGAAAGAGATGGAAAAAGCTGCGACAGTAAAATGGTATGAGATGCGGAAGATCACGCAGGACAAGGCCGCCGAAATATGCGGGGTGACCCGCGCCGAGTTCATTAAAGTCTTAAGTGAGTATAAAGTTTCAGTGCTACAGGACGACGAGACCTCTTTGCATGAGGAATTGGATGAGTAACGAGATCGTCCTCAATGCCTCGCCGATAATACTCTTTTCCAAAACGGGGTATTTTCATGTTCTGCGGAAATTGTTCGATAAAATGTATATTCCGCGTGTCGTGGTGCAGGAAATAGCCGTCGATGCTTCGAATGAAACAGCAACTGTATTGAAAGAAGACGGCATTGTCGTGCATTGCAACACGCAGAATAATGATAAAGTTATTTCATGGGATCTCGGTATTGGAGAAACCGGCGTAATTTCGTTTGCTTTGGCGAATCCCGCCGTTCGTCCTGTGCTGGGTGACGCGGAAGCGAAGGCGTGCTGCCTGTCATTGGGGATCAAACCACTCGGTACCGGATCGGTATTGATCCTGGC from Spirochaetota bacterium includes:
- a CDS encoding UPF0175 family protein, with translation MRLTINIPDSAFSSIWVTPEEYVKEMEKAATVKWYEMRKITQDKAAEICGVTRAEFIKVLSEYKVSVLQDDETSLHEELDE
- a CDS encoding DUF3368 domain-containing protein, which codes for MSNEIVLNASPIILFSKTGYFHVLRKLFDKMYIPRVVVQEIAVDASNETATVLKEDGIVVHCNTQNNDKVISWDLGIGETGVISFALANPAVRPVLGDAEAKACCLSLGIKPLGTGSVLILAKRAGLLPSVKTVLLEMRSKGMWISDAVVDSISSKAGG